One window of the Chitinophaga niabensis genome contains the following:
- a CDS encoding NrtR DNA-binding winged helix domain-containing protein, which produces MYTKNINTHLTEIKDYFKAAISIDCVIFGFDEDELKVLLIESDLKEFKGKWSLLGDIVHPDEDLETAAYRVLRERTGLEDVYMEQVQAFGGLNRHPAGRVITIAYYSLVNIQHVELKTHSNELHWHAVKDIKQMAFDHKDILATCYQRLQHKVIEQPVGFNLLPKKFSLRELQNLYEAILDVKLDRRNFRKKFFAMDYLIDLNEEEQEVRHRPAKLYGFNQDKYNQQHKKSLGF; this is translated from the coding sequence ATGTACACCAAAAACATTAACACCCATCTAACCGAGATCAAAGATTATTTTAAAGCAGCTATCTCCATCGATTGTGTAATATTCGGCTTTGACGAGGATGAACTGAAAGTACTGCTCATTGAATCCGATCTCAAAGAGTTCAAAGGAAAATGGTCATTGCTGGGAGACATCGTTCATCCTGATGAAGATCTGGAAACGGCTGCCTACCGGGTATTGCGTGAGCGTACAGGTTTGGAGGATGTGTATATGGAACAGGTGCAGGCTTTTGGTGGTCTTAATCGCCATCCTGCCGGAAGGGTGATCACCATTGCTTACTATTCACTGGTGAACATACAACACGTAGAATTAAAGACCCATTCCAACGAACTCCACTGGCATGCGGTAAAGGATATCAAACAGATGGCTTTTGACCATAAGGACATTCTGGCCACCTGTTACCAACGCCTGCAGCATAAAGTGATTGAGCAGCCCGTGGGCTTCAACCTGCTGCCCAAGAAGTTTTCCCTCCGTGAATTACAGAACCTCTATGAAGCTATCCTGGATGTGAAGCTGGACAGGCGCAACTTCCGCAAGAAATTCTTTGCCATGGATTACCTGATAGACCTGAATGAAGAAGAGCAGGAGGTAAGGCACCGCCCGGCCAAATTGTATGGCTTCAACCAGGATAAGTACAACCAGCAACACAAGAAAAGTCTTGGTTTTTGA